Proteins encoded in a region of the Pieris brassicae chromosome 3, ilPieBrab1.1, whole genome shotgun sequence genome:
- the LOC123707732 gene encoding uncharacterized protein LOC123707732 isoform X2, with product MLIFTHFNLLVITSCAGYAEFEQFPGFDETKPDTLTTTITTSTPFLTNITLPIVRSSKKQQYRNMTSLATKAALAMESKCLYNKQMYAKCVKIAGKQCERYTKDSLANLEAQRLDVLALTEDRICNLSDMTADPLHLIKLIAQERATLDFALPGFLILLNNCSAHCIRSNVASKRKPLRHMTDQDLVIRHILTKKNYIQLINDSKHKA from the exons ATGCTTATATTTACAC ACTTCAACTTACTGGTAATAACAAGCTGTGCTGGGTACGCTGAGTTTGAGCAGTTTCCCGGTTTTGATGAGACGAAACCCGATACCTTAACAACAACCATAACTACCAGTACaccttttttaacaaatataacattaccCATAGTCAGGAGTTCTAAGAAGCAGCAATATCGTAACATGACGTCAttg GCAACGAAAGCAGCTCTGGCAATGGAGTCTAAATGTCTTTATAACAAGCAAATGTATGcaaaatgtgttaaaattGCTGGCAAACAATGTGAACGTTACACGAAAGATTCTTTAGCGAATTTAGAGGCACAAAGATTGGACGTTTTGGCACTTACTGAg GATAGGATCTGTAATTTATCAGATATGACAGCCGATCCTTTGCACCTAATTAAACTAATAGCTCAAGAAAGGGCGACATTAGACTTTGCACTACCAGGATTCTTAATATTACTCAATAATTGTAGTGCCCATTGTATAAG atcaAACGTCGCTTCTAAAAGAAAGCCTTTGAGGCATATGACAGATCAGGATCTTGTTATAAGACATATTCTCACCAAAAAGAATTACATTCAACTCATAAACGATTCAAAGCACAAAGCCTAG
- the LOC123707732 gene encoding uncharacterized protein LOC123707732 isoform X1, whose product MLIFTHFNLLVITSCAGYAEFEQFPGFDETKPDTLTTTITTSTPFLTNITLPIVRSSKKQQYRNMTSLTTTEHIKNMSIYTTTKRSKFKCPKEGPTNFGVYEVPTQRDLALMAKNILLNSYDSYNQQSMLLLKDIKEATKAALAMESKCLYNKQMYAKCVKIAGKQCERYTKDSLANLEAQRLDVLALTEDRICNLSDMTADPLHLIKLIAQERATLDFALPGFLILLNNCSAHCIRSNVASKRKPLRHMTDQDLVIRHILTKKNYIQLINDSKHKA is encoded by the exons ATGCTTATATTTACAC ACTTCAACTTACTGGTAATAACAAGCTGTGCTGGGTACGCTGAGTTTGAGCAGTTTCCCGGTTTTGATGAGACGAAACCCGATACCTTAACAACAACCATAACTACCAGTACaccttttttaacaaatataacattaccCATAGTCAGGAGTTCTAAGAAGCAGCAATATCGTAACATGACGTCAttg ACTACCACggaacatataaaaaatatgagtaTATACACAACAACAAAAAGGTCTAAATTCAAGTGTCCAAAAGAAGGACCTACAAACTTTGGAGTATACGAGGTACCGACGCAGAGAGACTTAGCTTTGAtggcaaaaaatattttgctgaACTCATATGATAGTTACAATCAGCAATCAATGCTATTACTGAAGGATATCAAAGAG GCAACGAAAGCAGCTCTGGCAATGGAGTCTAAATGTCTTTATAACAAGCAAATGTATGcaaaatgtgttaaaattGCTGGCAAACAATGTGAACGTTACACGAAAGATTCTTTAGCGAATTTAGAGGCACAAAGATTGGACGTTTTGGCACTTACTGAg GATAGGATCTGTAATTTATCAGATATGACAGCCGATCCTTTGCACCTAATTAAACTAATAGCTCAAGAAAGGGCGACATTAGACTTTGCACTACCAGGATTCTTAATATTACTCAATAATTGTAGTGCCCATTGTATAAG atcaAACGTCGCTTCTAAAAGAAAGCCTTTGAGGCATATGACAGATCAGGATCTTGTTATAAGACATATTCTCACCAAAAAGAATTACATTCAACTCATAAACGATTCAAAGCACAAAGCCTAG